In the genome of Spirochaetia bacterium, one region contains:
- a CDS encoding phosphoglucomutase — MKFIDSSTNLFIADSQGEPLGPEIPTSAQLQESLGNTILSASGWRKVFASSGKEEDKEPSISIPDRYLCCMMALSLAHYLGASDDNMAISKDKTILVGIDARPTGPTILDLMTRTLLSCGFKVRSLFIAAAPQIMAYSAMEKADAFLYITASHNPIGHNGIKFGTDGGVFPGPITAQLAKDLVQMVHDPNTVVFCRKLIQQTDISSYEQVLADIPNEHERSCLAYRSFVLQTASMGKEENKFLTQLKEKLTASPIGIVGEFNGSARAASIDKEFLAEIGIKTCFINDMPRQIVHGIVPEGINLEPCRKALETTYAKDKDFLLGYVPDNDGDRGNLVYIKESDGKAYILKAQEVFALVALAVLSKMRMLHPDAKLAIAVNGPTSNRIDALCHTLNVEVARAEVGEANVVQLAQQLRDKGYLVKLLGEGSNGGNITFPAKVRDPMNTLMSLVDLLTDPDIFATFRKLSGYKNTNLTIENILNSLPKYSTTDAFSKQAKLHVTKDHGLLKTRFEELFRAYFEKHKEMFEQKFGITSWVEYQMEGTVCRQGVGSTFRTPPYKGGLKISFCNELGVETDFIWMRGSGTEPIFRILVDCRGCDSDRHDFLLNMERELITQADTQ; from the coding sequence ATGAAATTTATCGACAGCAGTACAAATCTTTTTATCGCAGATTCCCAAGGGGAACCCTTGGGACCGGAAATTCCGACATCAGCACAGTTACAGGAATCACTTGGAAATACTATCCTCTCAGCCTCTGGATGGAGAAAGGTCTTTGCAAGCTCAGGAAAAGAAGAAGACAAGGAACCAAGCATCTCAATCCCGGATCGATACCTCTGCTGCATGATGGCACTGAGCCTGGCCCATTATCTAGGTGCCTCCGATGACAACATGGCAATTTCAAAAGATAAAACCATACTTGTAGGCATTGACGCAAGGCCGACAGGACCTACAATCCTAGACCTGATGACCCGTACGCTTCTGTCATGTGGTTTCAAAGTACGTTCTCTTTTCATTGCTGCAGCACCTCAGATCATGGCTTACAGCGCCATGGAAAAAGCAGATGCCTTTCTCTACATCACAGCCTCACATAATCCCATAGGCCACAATGGAATTAAATTCGGTACCGACGGTGGCGTGTTTCCTGGTCCAATCACCGCACAGCTTGCAAAGGACCTTGTACAAATGGTCCACGATCCAAATACGGTAGTTTTCTGCAGAAAACTTATCCAGCAAACTGATATTTCTTCCTATGAACAGGTCTTGGCAGACATTCCCAATGAACATGAAAGAAGTTGTCTTGCCTACCGGAGCTTCGTATTGCAGACTGCTTCAATGGGAAAGGAAGAAAACAAGTTTCTGACACAGCTCAAGGAAAAACTGACCGCCTCTCCCATAGGTATTGTCGGAGAATTCAATGGCAGCGCAAGAGCTGCCTCAATCGACAAAGAATTTCTTGCTGAAATAGGAATCAAGACCTGTTTTATCAATGACATGCCACGACAGATTGTACATGGTATCGTCCCAGAAGGGATAAATCTTGAACCTTGCCGCAAGGCATTGGAAACGACCTATGCAAAGGATAAGGATTTCCTGCTCGGCTATGTCCCTGACAATGACGGAGACAGAGGCAACTTGGTCTATATCAAGGAATCAGACGGAAAAGCCTACATCCTCAAGGCACAGGAAGTCTTCGCCCTAGTGGCCTTGGCTGTTCTCAGCAAGATGCGTATGCTGCACCCGGATGCAAAACTGGCAATCGCCGTGAACGGACCTACATCAAATAGAATCGATGCCTTATGCCATACCCTCAATGTCGAAGTTGCTCGGGCAGAAGTCGGAGAAGCCAATGTCGTACAACTTGCACAGCAACTGCGGGACAAGGGTTACCTAGTCAAATTGCTGGGTGAAGGTTCAAACGGAGGCAATATTACCTTCCCTGCCAAAGTCAGGGATCCCATGAACACTCTGATGAGCCTTGTAGACCTGCTGACTGATCCGGATATTTTTGCGACATTTAGAAAATTATCAGGGTATAAAAACACAAACCTTACCATTGAAAACATATTGAACAGCCTGCCGAAATATTCAACCACTGATGCGTTCAGCAAACAGGCAAAGTTACACGTCACAAAAGATCACGGACTGCTGAAGACACGTTTTGAAGAGCTGTTCAGAGCATATTTTGAAAAACATAAGGAGATGTTCGAACAAAAATTCGGCATCACCAGTTGGGTAGAATATCAAATGGAAGGAACTGTCTGCAGGCAAGGTGTCGGTTCTACGTTCCGAACTCCCCCTTATAAAGGTGGATTGAAAATTTCTTTCTGCAATGAACTTGGAGTAGAAACGGATTTCATCTGGATGAGAGGTAGTGGTACAGAACCCATTTTCAGAATCTTGGTCGACTGTCGTGGATGTGACAGCGATCGGCATGATTTCCTATTGAACATGGAAAGGGAACTGATTACTCAGGCAGATACACAATAG
- a CDS encoding phosphatase PAP2 family protein, with product MGLGHKRNTEFMKLLLLVICLALMSFFVIASIGSTKEFDFLDGIQTYLRSSFMDWLMPLLSLAGKGGAIWIICAVILLFLPDYRKQGYVLLLALLFSVAFCTLLLKPLVGRIRPCNVHWAVQLLIPRPTDFSFPSGHTSASFAAATALYLSGRKNLRLWIPAYVLAALISFSRMYLYVHYPSDIIGGIMVGLLAGNIADAIIVSFEEYASKHRLM from the coding sequence ATGGGACTGGGGCATAAAAGAAACACGGAATTTATGAAATTGTTGCTTTTGGTCATTTGTTTGGCCTTGATGTCCTTTTTTGTGATTGCCTCAATAGGCAGTACCAAGGAATTTGATTTCCTTGATGGTATCCAAACCTATCTTCGATCTTCTTTCATGGATTGGCTTATGCCGTTGCTTTCGTTGGCTGGAAAAGGGGGAGCAATCTGGATTATTTGTGCAGTAATATTGTTGTTCCTGCCTGACTACAGAAAACAGGGGTATGTTTTACTTCTTGCGTTGCTGTTTTCTGTGGCCTTCTGTACGTTGTTGCTCAAGCCTTTGGTAGGGAGAATAAGGCCTTGCAATGTACATTGGGCTGTACAGCTTCTTATTCCCAGGCCGACAGATTTTTCATTTCCTTCTGGACATACTTCAGCTTCTTTTGCAGCAGCTACTGCGTTGTATCTTTCTGGAAGGAAGAATCTGAGGCTTTGGATTCCTGCATATGTCTTGGCTGCTTTGATTTCGTTTTCACGAATGTATCTTTATGTACATTATCCCTCAGATATAATCGGGGGAATAATGGTTGGATTGCTGGCCGGCAATATTGCTGACGCAATCATTGTAAGTTTTGAGGAATATGCAAGTAAGCACCGGTTGATGTAA
- a CDS encoding glycosyltransferase family 4 protein, translating to MGIYLYLGGLRLVGKSGIGQAIVHQRKMISRLSIPFAYAFADAEAVQVNTIFLDSLFVAIYARIKRKKIIYYAHSTMEDFCNSFRGSDILAPLFQKWICFCYGFADVIITPTVYSRDLLIHSGITKPIKVVSNGVDTQFFKPDRECRLRFRKKFGFSNDRKVVISVGHYMERKGIVEFIELARSMPQVTFLWFGYTAPYLIPSKITKAIAEAPDNLQFPGYVDQEDLRDAYCGSDVFVFLSHEETEGIVVLEALACGTDVIVRDIPVYDGWLKDGRNVYKANGIEDFQRHIELLLNHGLPSLVNHGQAVAASHSIQSVSSQLDAAYRYLGLCYGKNTKRCLATCKPDAEKKGTLYGTGA from the coding sequence ATGGGTATATATCTATATCTAGGTGGCTTGCGTCTGGTAGGTAAGAGCGGTATTGGACAGGCTATCGTTCATCAGAGAAAAATGATCAGCCGGCTCAGCATACCTTTTGCATATGCTTTTGCTGACGCTGAAGCTGTACAAGTGAACACGATATTCTTGGATTCCCTTTTTGTAGCTATATATGCACGGATAAAAAGAAAAAAAATCATTTATTATGCTCATTCTACAATGGAGGATTTTTGTAATTCATTCAGAGGATCTGATATTCTTGCACCCTTGTTCCAAAAATGGATTTGCTTTTGCTATGGATTTGCTGATGTCATCATTACACCTACTGTCTATTCTCGGGACTTACTTATACATTCTGGTATCACTAAGCCAATAAAGGTTGTCAGCAATGGAGTGGATACGCAGTTTTTCAAACCGGATAGGGAGTGCCGCCTGCGCTTCAGGAAAAAATTCGGTTTCAGCAATGACAGAAAAGTCGTGATTTCTGTCGGACACTATATGGAACGAAAAGGAATTGTTGAATTTATTGAACTTGCACGTAGCATGCCTCAGGTCACTTTCCTCTGGTTTGGCTACACGGCACCTTATCTCATACCTTCGAAGATAACAAAGGCAATTGCAGAAGCTCCTGATAATTTGCAGTTCCCTGGTTATGTTGATCAGGAAGACTTGAGAGATGCGTATTGTGGCAGTGATGTTTTTGTATTTCTAAGCCATGAAGAAACTGAAGGAATTGTAGTTTTGGAAGCGCTTGCTTGCGGTACCGATGTCATTGTCAGGGATATTCCAGTCTATGACGGTTGGCTTAAAGATGGGAGGAATGTATACAAAGCAAATGGGATTGAGGATTTTCAACGGCATATTGAATTGCTGTTAAACCATGGTTTGCCATCACTTGTAAACCACGGACAGGCCGTTGCAGCCAGTCATAGTATTCAATCAGTCAGCAGTCAACTGGATGCTGCCTACCGATATTTGGGCCTTTGCTATGGAAAAAATACAAAGCGATGCCTGGCGACATGTAAGCCGGACGCGGAAAAGAAAGGAACACTGTATGGGACTGGGGCATAA
- a CDS encoding TVP38/TMEM64 family protein yields the protein MKSTIKRLTLIAFFSCLLIGFWGYHAGLFTSQDTLKAFLDKYGKACMALFILFQIVQVVIPILPGGISCLAGVLLFGALKGFFYNYVGICLGSLLAFGIARNYGKPLMGTLFPKRLIDKYTSWTENSERFFKMFAIAIFLPLAPDDILCYLAGTTSMSWKRFSAVVFLGKPFAIAAYSLGLYMISRHIFPKIV from the coding sequence ATGAAATCAACAATTAAAAGGCTGACTCTTATTGCTTTTTTCAGTTGTCTGCTAATTGGTTTCTGGGGGTATCATGCAGGGCTCTTTACTTCTCAGGATACTCTTAAGGCTTTTCTGGACAAATATGGCAAAGCCTGCATGGCTTTGTTTATTCTGTTCCAAATTGTCCAAGTTGTCATCCCGATTCTTCCTGGTGGCATCAGTTGCCTTGCTGGTGTCCTTCTTTTTGGTGCCTTAAAGGGTTTTTTCTATAATTATGTTGGCATTTGCCTAGGGTCACTGCTGGCATTTGGAATTGCCAGGAATTATGGGAAACCTTTGATGGGGACTTTGTTTCCGAAACGATTAATCGACAAATATACTTCATGGACGGAAAATTCCGAGAGATTCTTCAAAATGTTTGCCATTGCCATATTTCTGCCGCTAGCTCCTGATGACATTCTCTGTTATCTTGCTGGGACTACTTCAATGTCATGGAAGAGGTTTTCTGCCGTTGTTTTTTTGGGAAAACCCTTTGCCATTGCGGCTTATAGCCTAGGACTCTACATGATTTCACGTCATATATTTCCGAAAATAGTTTGA
- a CDS encoding zinc dependent phospholipase C family protein, producing MKYMSHKTLAAWIDISLLGKRSQLERKAFRFGCVEPDFNPGTFLKGSLHARAFRGHDFANSWKTIQRTATKMDTLRHSSVFTFYALGRLIHYVTDAFTYPHNVTFHGTLKEHMAYEKKLGDSLLVILFTISGEKSSIPILSCDSVPLLFSNAHELYLEIFPSATTDIRWALNVSMAIVITVLENINNSYNIPKKELQHESYSGIGLMPLFDRSELAIPRGFSHTSKARETII from the coding sequence ATGAAATATATGTCTCATAAAACATTGGCAGCTTGGATAGATATATCATTACTGGGAAAAAGGTCACAGTTGGAACGTAAGGCATTCAGATTCGGCTGTGTGGAACCAGATTTTAATCCTGGAACTTTTTTGAAGGGATCATTACATGCAAGAGCTTTCAGAGGACATGATTTTGCCAACTCTTGGAAAACTATTCAAAGGACTGCAACGAAAATGGATACACTTCGGCATTCCTCTGTTTTTACTTTTTATGCCCTTGGCAGATTGATCCATTACGTAACCGACGCTTTCACTTATCCTCATAATGTAACATTCCATGGGACTCTGAAAGAACATATGGCTTATGAAAAAAAGCTTGGTGATTCTCTTTTGGTTATTCTTTTTACTATCAGTGGGGAAAAGAGTTCCATACCTATACTTTCTTGTGATTCTGTTCCATTGTTGTTTTCAAATGCACATGAACTTTATCTTGAGATTTTTCCATCAGCAACAACTGATATCCGATGGGCATTGAACGTGAGTATGGCAATTGTCATTACTGTCCTTGAAAATATAAACAATTCATATAATATCCCTAAAAAAGAATTACAGCATGAAAGTTATAGTGGTATCGGACTGATGCCATTGTTTGACAGGTCGGAATTAGCTATTCCGCGTGGTTTCTCCCATACTTCCAAGGCAAGAGAGACTATTATATGA
- a CDS encoding helix-turn-helix domain-containing protein — MQYSLYWRTMKEDTAMGYTKRTITLTEEQRTYLQDFISRGVRPVQAVKRARLLLECDTSGARRPDTEPVIAERVGVSLPTVKSVKKAFHELGKDVEAVVNRKRREKGPRETKITGEMEAHLIALCCGPVPEGHARWTVRLLAEKMVELEYIDEISAMSVSRTLKKTDSSLT; from the coding sequence TTGCAGTATTCTTTGTATTGGAGAACAATGAAGGAGGATACTGCCATGGGATACACAAAGAGAACCATCACATTGACCGAGGAACAAAGAACATACCTGCAGGATTTCATCTCCAGGGGAGTCAGGCCGGTGCAGGCCGTCAAACGTGCAAGGCTTCTGCTGGAATGCGACACTTCAGGAGCCCGGCGGCCGGACACGGAACCGGTAATAGCGGAAAGGGTCGGGGTAAGCCTCCCGACAGTAAAGTCCGTGAAGAAGGCATTCCATGAGCTCGGCAAGGATGTCGAGGCCGTGGTCAACCGCAAGCGGAGGGAGAAAGGGCCGAGGGAGACGAAGATCACCGGCGAGATGGAGGCCCATCTCATAGCCTTGTGCTGCGGTCCGGTTCCCGAGGGCCATGCCCGATGGACCGTCAGGTTGCTTGCCGAGAAGATGGTGGAACTGGAATATATCGATGAGATATCGGCCATGTCAGTCTCGCGGACATTAAAAAAAACCGATTCAAGCCTCACCTGA
- a CDS encoding IS630 family transposase, whose product MPAKQNGDFVAAMEDVLDLYAQPYDSRRPVVCMDEKPLQLLAHKRKSIPMEQGKPLREDSEYVRKGTCSIFMFNEPLGKYRYADAKERRTKEDWAHQIKRLVDEDYPDAEVIRLVMDNLNTHKIGSLYDTFRPEEAFRIASRLEIHHTPKHGSWLNMAECELSALTTQCIETRRLPDLATVSREVSAWCRDRNARQKGIDWQFKTSDARIKLKRLYPVVKE is encoded by the coding sequence ATCCCGGCCAAGCAGAACGGCGATTTCGTGGCGGCCATGGAGGATGTGCTTGACCTCTACGCACAGCCATATGACAGCCGCAGGCCGGTGGTATGTATGGATGAGAAGCCACTGCAGCTGCTGGCACACAAAAGGAAGAGCATCCCGATGGAACAGGGGAAGCCCTTGCGGGAGGATTCTGAATACGTCCGCAAGGGGACCTGCAGCATCTTCATGTTCAACGAACCGCTAGGCAAGTACCGCTATGCCGATGCAAAGGAACGCAGGACAAAGGAAGACTGGGCCCATCAGATCAAGCGGCTCGTCGACGAGGACTATCCGGATGCAGAGGTCATCCGCCTGGTCATGGACAACCTCAACACCCACAAGATCGGGTCACTGTACGACACCTTCCGTCCGGAAGAGGCCTTCCGCATCGCATCCAGACTGGAGATTCATCATACCCCGAAGCATGGCAGTTGGCTGAACATGGCCGAATGCGAACTTTCCGCATTGACCACCCAGTGCATCGAGACAAGGAGATTGCCCGATCTGGCAACGGTTTCCAGGGAGGTGTCAGCCTGGTGCCGGGACAGGAACGCAAGACAGAAAGGTATCGACTGGCAGTTCAAGACAAGCGATGCCAGAATCAAACTCAAGCGCCTTTATCCTGTAGTCAAGGAATAG
- a CDS encoding response regulator transcription factor yields MKQVLIIEDDEAIAAIEKDYLELSDFVVDIAKNGKTGLRAGLNGNYDLILLDLMLPDLDGFSICRKLREKIDTPILMVSARREDIDKIRGFGFGADDYIEKPFSPSVLVARVKAHISRFERLRGNSFHEQSQISIGSIRLDTQAHRVYVKDKPIDLANKEYELLCFLMINSDTIFNREDLYEQLWGMDGDGDNITVAVHINRLRKKIEADPNNPKLIQTVRGAGYRFNAFLS; encoded by the coding sequence ATGAAACAAGTACTTATTATTGAAGATGATGAAGCCATAGCTGCAATCGAAAAAGATTATCTTGAACTATCAGACTTTGTGGTAGATATAGCAAAGAATGGAAAAACTGGCTTGAGAGCAGGTCTGAATGGCAACTATGACTTGATACTTCTTGATTTGATGTTGCCTGATCTGGATGGCTTTTCAATCTGTAGAAAATTACGGGAAAAGATTGATACACCGATTCTTATGGTATCTGCACGTAGAGAGGATATAGACAAAATCAGAGGATTTGGTTTCGGAGCTGATGATTATATTGAAAAACCTTTTTCTCCCAGTGTTCTTGTGGCGCGGGTCAAAGCGCATATTTCGAGGTTTGAAAGGTTGCGTGGAAATTCTTTTCATGAACAGTCCCAGATTAGCATTGGCAGCATCCGTCTTGATACACAAGCTCACCGTGTGTATGTAAAAGACAAACCCATTGATCTTGCAAACAAAGAGTATGAGCTGTTATGTTTCCTCATGATAAATTCAGATACAATCTTCAACAGGGAAGATTTATATGAACAGCTGTGGGGAATGGATGGTGACGGTGACAATATTACGGTTGCCGTGCATATCAACAGACTGCGAAAAAAAATTGAAGCTGATCCGAATAATCCGAAGTTAATCCAGACTGTAAGAGGTGCTGGATATAGATTCAATGCATTTCTGTCCTAG
- a CDS encoding HAMP domain-containing histidine kinase, translating into MTIEKRLALSNLYMILVPVLITFLIAGLCVAGIWFTITRSTGVGFEDSEDFFSASQGISTLVEEELSSSAADMKSKIARLSRILDRSSMTLVIYEGSLEYFSYGEKKPEDMQLLKAVSLFHDNGVVSNGERNLYSHTFSVGNKPYRLLLFSSQSNKSYASVKSVVALALIFLAFTIFFSVRLTNRFLTKFVFRKIKDPLDLLAEGEKQLGQGNLEYRLEFTEENEFLPICRAFNEMAMRLQASEKQLIQDENDRKELMADISHDLRSPLTSIQAYVEGLLDGVATDEKKKHSYLMTIKAKAMDIDHMVSQLLAFSQMEFDEYPLHLVSSDLSVIISRFLAEEREHYSAQGLNIVEELVPAVAIFDFDQLRRILSNILGNSIKYCRSGQVDVHISMQETEQEIIVEIADDGPGVKETDLPRLFDVFYRADRSRNNPGTGSGLGLAFVAKAIQKMGGSARAYNAIPHGLVIRMGFKKGKTL; encoded by the coding sequence ATGACTATAGAGAAACGATTGGCTCTTTCCAATCTTTACATGATACTCGTACCAGTACTCATTACCTTTCTTATTGCTGGTCTCTGTGTTGCTGGTATCTGGTTTACGATTACTCGCAGTACTGGAGTTGGTTTTGAGGATAGTGAAGATTTTTTTTCTGCAAGCCAGGGCATTTCAACCTTAGTCGAAGAGGAGCTTTCCAGCTCTGCTGCGGACATGAAAAGCAAAATTGCACGGTTGAGCCGTATCCTTGACCGTAGTTCGATGACGTTGGTTATCTATGAAGGGTCTTTGGAATATTTCAGTTACGGAGAAAAAAAACCTGAAGATATGCAGTTGCTCAAAGCTGTATCTCTTTTCCATGATAACGGAGTGGTCTCAAATGGAGAGAGAAATCTTTATTCTCATACGTTTTCTGTAGGAAACAAGCCTTATCGGTTGCTGTTGTTCAGCAGTCAGAGTAACAAATCCTATGCTTCTGTAAAGAGTGTCGTTGCCCTTGCCTTGATTTTCCTAGCTTTTACCATTTTCTTTTCAGTGAGGCTGACCAATCGGTTCCTGACAAAATTTGTTTTTAGAAAAATCAAGGATCCCCTTGATTTACTGGCGGAAGGAGAAAAACAATTAGGTCAAGGAAATCTTGAATACAGGCTTGAATTTACAGAAGAAAATGAATTTTTGCCAATTTGCAGGGCTTTCAACGAAATGGCCATGAGGTTGCAAGCTTCTGAAAAACAGTTGATACAAGATGAAAATGACCGGAAAGAACTTATGGCAGATATTTCCCATGACTTGCGTTCTCCCTTGACTTCCATTCAGGCATATGTAGAGGGACTGCTTGACGGTGTTGCAACAGATGAAAAAAAGAAACATAGCTACCTTATGACAATCAAGGCAAAAGCAATGGATATCGACCATATGGTATCTCAATTGCTTGCTTTTTCACAAATGGAGTTTGATGAATATCCCCTGCATCTTGTTTCGTCTGATCTTTCAGTTATCATCAGCCGATTTTTGGCTGAGGAAAGGGAGCATTACTCAGCACAAGGTTTAAACATTGTCGAGGAATTGGTTCCTGCCGTAGCAATTTTTGATTTTGATCAGCTAAGACGTATACTGTCAAATATACTGGGGAACAGTATCAAGTATTGTCGGAGTGGACAAGTTGATGTGCATATCAGCATGCAAGAAACAGAACAAGAGATAATCGTTGAGATTGCAGATGACGGGCCTGGCGTCAAGGAGACTGACTTGCCCCGTCTGTTTGATGTCTTTTATCGGGCAGACCGATCAAGGAACAACCCAGGAACAGGCAGTGGATTAGGACTTGCTTTTGTTGCAAAGGCAATCCAGAAAATGGGAGGGAGTGCCCGAGCCTATAATGCGATACCTCACGGTTTGGTTATCAGGATGGGATTCAAGAAAGGGAAGACTTTATGA
- a CDS encoding dipeptidase: MKQLVTLHSDTIFKIEQEGGNLRSNDFDLSLEKLSGFKSLTTFAFFVPLDKHPDAFSYLEKLHGIQKREFDENKDLISLISDRAGYESKQTSAILSIEEGAVYKGDVANVKKFYDWGVRISTLTWNFENDLAYPTSTDRNVMSMGLKDKGFEIAEALEACKVLIDVSHLNDKGIADLLERAKRPVIASHSNCRSLCNHQRNLTDEQIKGIADTGGVVGINFFPPFVEEGPEPKATYQGLAKHILHLYQVGGEDILAIGPDYDGIDGSYEPKDISGMPDFYTYLHEHTDLSMSVLDKLFYGNALRVLF; the protein is encoded by the coding sequence ATGAAACAACTGGTTACTTTACATTCGGATACGATTTTTAAAATTGAGCAGGAAGGTGGAAACCTTAGGTCTAATGATTTTGATCTCTCACTTGAAAAACTAAGTGGATTCAAGAGCCTTACTACATTTGCCTTTTTTGTCCCGCTGGACAAACATCCGGATGCTTTTTCCTACCTTGAAAAGCTTCATGGGATCCAGAAGCGGGAATTCGATGAGAACAAGGATCTTATTTCACTTATTTCGGACAGAGCTGGCTATGAAAGCAAGCAGACGAGTGCAATCCTTTCCATTGAAGAAGGTGCTGTTTACAAAGGTGATGTGGCAAATGTAAAAAAATTCTATGACTGGGGCGTAAGGATTTCAACACTTACCTGGAACTTTGAAAATGATTTGGCTTATCCTACCAGTACGGATCGGAATGTCATGTCCATGGGCTTGAAGGACAAGGGATTTGAGATTGCCGAGGCATTGGAAGCCTGCAAGGTGCTCATTGATGTCAGTCATCTCAATGACAAGGGGATTGCAGATCTGCTGGAAAGGGCAAAGCGTCCAGTCATTGCTTCACATTCCAATTGCCGTAGTTTATGCAATCATCAGAGGAACCTTACTGACGAACAGATAAAGGGTATAGCAGATACCGGAGGAGTCGTAGGAATCAATTTCTTCCCTCCGTTTGTTGAAGAAGGACCTGAACCCAAGGCGACATATCAGGGATTGGCCAAACATATACTTCATCTGTACCAAGTCGGTGGAGAGGATATCCTGGCAATAGGTCCAGACTATGACGGTATCGACGGTTCCTATGAACCGAAGGATATTTCAGGGATGCCTGATTTCTATACTTATCTGCATGAGCATACTGATCTGAGTATGTCTGTCTTGGACAAGTTGTTCTATGGCAATGCCTTGAGGGTGCTGTTCTGA
- a CDS encoding very short patch repair endonuclease: protein MDRNGSAWRSWMMGRIRGKDTKGEVLLRKYLFAHGFRYRKNDRSLPGSPDIVLPRYRTVIFFNGCFWHGHEGCPKFVLPKTNTEFWQKKIERNRRRDLQVRQKLQQMGYRVFIVWECELATKERRELTLQGLVNEIYDLQGLEGKDPRPARRRR, encoded by the coding sequence ATGGATAGGAATGGGAGTGCATGGCGGTCATGGATGATGGGCCGCATCCGAGGTAAGGATACCAAAGGTGAAGTACTCCTGAGAAAATATCTGTTTGCCCATGGTTTCCGTTATAGGAAGAATGACCGTTCTTTGCCTGGGAGTCCTGATATTGTCCTGCCACGCTATAGGACAGTTATTTTTTTCAATGGTTGCTTCTGGCACGGGCATGAAGGTTGCCCGAAGTTTGTTTTGCCGAAAACCAATACGGAGTTCTGGCAAAAGAAAATTGAAAGGAATCGCAGAAGAGACTTGCAGGTACGACAGAAACTGCAGCAAATGGGCTATCGTGTATTCATTGTCTGGGAGTGTGAACTAGCGACTAAGGAACGCCGTGAATTGACTCTCCAGGGACTGGTAAATGAAATTTATGATTTGCAGGGGCTTGAGGGCAAGGATCCTAGGCCGGCAAGGCGCAGACGTTGA